In Prochlorococcus marinus CUG1415, the sequence AAAGTCTCAAGTGGATTAGATATAGGTTTAGGAGGTTGGATCAATATGCTTTTGATGCTATCTGGAATAAATTCTTTTAAAACAATCAAAGAAGTTGTTAGAGGTTACACAGGAGACCGCAAAGCAAAGCAAATCTATTCGGAAGTTGACAAAATTGACGTTTTAAAATTTCTAAAATTTTCAGGTAATTCTTTTAGACAGGTTTTTGGGGATGGTTATTTGAGACCATTTGAATTGGCAACATTTAGATTAAATAATATGAATGAAATAATACAAAATTGGGGCGATTATATTCTTAAGGAAGAATATCTTCCTCAAAGAGGTGCTTCTTTTATATTGAATGATAAAAATCAAGTTATTTATAAATTTTTTTCAAGTGATGTGCTTGGATATTCATCAAACATGAGGGATCCTTTACGATTTTTATCTGATTTAATTAAAGAATAATTTTTAAAATCTTTTAATGAATATAGACATAGATATTTTCGGATATTTTGCAGCGCTTTTAACAACAGCTGCATTTCTACCTCAATTGATAAAAACTTTAAAAACAAAAAAGGCAGATGATGTTTCTTTGACGACTTTAATAATGTTTATTTTCGGAGTTTTGTCTTGGATTATTTACGGTTATGAAATTTCGTCTACACCAATATTAATAGCTAATTTAATTACCTTAATCTTAAATCTATTGATATTAATCTCAAAAATATATTTTTCAAAAACCTTGAGTAACGAATAATTATTCTAATGGTATTAAATTTTTTAAATATTACTCAAATTTAAATTATCATATAAATAAATTTTGCTGATCTTGAAAACTACAAAATGCTGGGTTTGGTTTAAAGGTAGCCTCAACAATGGTGGTTTTTGGAAAGAAGGGTTTACTTGTACCTTTGATGAGAAGCCTGGGGTTTTAATAGAAAGTCCTTCTTATGTAACTTGTAGAGTGCCAAATTGGAGAGTTTTAACAAAAGAACCAGAAGATTTATACAAATCTCCTTTAATACCTGATAAAGCAATATGGAAAATAATTTAAATTATCCATCTATGATAAAAAAAATTTTACTGTGCTCTGGCAAGTTAATATTGCTTTATAAAATATTAAATTAATACCATCTTCTCTCTTTTCATAAATATTATCCCTTTCTTGATTTTTGGTTTTTTTCTTGGAAAAAAAAACCCAAAGATTTCTGAATATATTGCAAGACCTCTAATAAGATTTGGGATTCCATTAAGTGTAATGGGACTTTTATTAAAAGAAGGTATAGATATAAACTTAATTAAAAGTGCAATCTTAGCTTTTTCTCTAATTGGATTTCTAATAGTTCTGATAAATTTATTACCAATATTTAAAAGCAGGCTTCCAAATTACACCTTGCAGCTAGCAGGGCTAATAGGTAATACATCATTTCTTGGAATACCAATTGCAAAAGCTCTTTTCCCAGATACAGAAACTATAAACTTTACTATCGGATTTGATTTAGGAACAACACTATTCGCTTGGATATTTGGACCTTTTTTTCTTAAAGAAAACTCCCAAAATAAGAGCATCCCAAATATCAAAGGATTATTA encodes:
- a CDS encoding SemiSWEET family sugar transporter, which translates into the protein MNIDIDIFGYFAALLTTAAFLPQLIKTLKTKKADDVSLTTLIMFIFGVLSWIIYGYEISSTPILIANLITLILNLLILISKIYFSKTLSNE
- a CDS encoding AhpC/TSA family protein; this translates as MTEKFQNDINNLVEEFNFRGVKNFKLIVLFGLLGDFDSFEYAINLKNFIVNHPDKNLDIFAIAIGNQKGKEKFCKFTGFREENLIVVSDNQIHKNLKVSSGLDIGLGGWINMLLMLSGINSFKTIKEVVRGYTGDRKAKQIYSEVDKIDVLKFLKFSGNSFRQVFGDGYLRPFELATFRLNNMNEIIQNWGDYILKEEYLPQRGASFILNDKNQVIYKFFSSDVLGYSSNMRDPLRFLSDLIKE